Genomic window (Nitrospirales bacterium LBB_01):
AGCCAGTACGAACTGCCCATCTGTGAGGGCGGAGCGGTTGTGCTTAATATGGAGGACGAGCAAAGAAAAATAGAGCTGACACGAATCCACATGGAGGAGGACGCAGGGAAAAACATCCACGAAGGAATGAAGGATTTCAGCTGTGTTGATTTAAACAGAGCCGGCGTACCGCTTATGGAAATTGTGACGGAGCCTCAGATACGCTCTCCCAAAGAGGCCTCAGCGTTTATGAAAAAACTGCGCTCTGTTTTGCGTTATCTTGACGTCTGTGACGGTAACATGGAGGAGGGATCATTGCGCTGCGATGCTAACGTCTCACTGAGACCCGTAGGCTCAACAGCGCTTGGCGTTAAAGCCGAGATCAAAAACATCAACTCTTTTAAGTTTGTTGAAAAAGCGATTGAATACGAAATATGGCGTCAGGAGGAGGTGCTGAAAGAGGGTGGACGTGTTAAGCAGGAAACACGCCTCTATAACACCACAACCGGCACTACGGAGTCTATGCGCTCAAAAGAAGAGGCTCATGACTATAGATATTTCCCTGAGCCTGACCTTGTTCCTATAGTAATTTCAAACGCTTTGCGTAACGAAATAAAAGCAACGATTGTAGAACTCCCTGATGAGAAAGTTACTCGCTATGTTAACGATTTCGGATTACCCCTCTATGACGCTGAGCTGTTGTCACAGGAAAAGGACACGGCGCTTTGGTTTGAAGAGGCGGTAAACAAAGGCGGCAATCCTAAAGCGATAAGCAACTGGATGATGGGTGAGCTGATGAGGCTGCTTAACGAAACCACGACCAGAATTGAAGACTGTAAGGTAACGCCTGAGCATCTCACTGGTCTTATTAAACTGGTTGATAGTGGAGCAATAAGCGTTAAAATTGGAAAAACCGTATTTGAGGAAATGTTTAACTCCGGCGAGCAAGCTGAAAAAATTGTAAAATCAAAGGGGCTTCTTCAGATAAGCAACGAGGGTGAGCTGGACAGCGTTATAGACGGCATTTTAAGCCAGTACAGCGCCGAGGTGGAAAGATTTAAGGCCGGTGAGGTTAAGCTAACCGGATTTTTTGTCGGCGAGGTTATGAAACAAACAAAGGGTAAGGCTAATCCCAAACTTGTTAATGAAATCCTGAAAAAGAAGCTCGGATAATCATGAACGATGTTGGAGAAGAGCTGCTTGAAGTTGTAACCCCAGATGGCGATATAATCGGAAAAGCGCTCCGCAAAGAGGTTCACGGCAATAACACACTTTTGCACCGCGTGGTGCATGTGTTTGTGTTTAACAGCGCAGGAGACCTGCTTCTTCAACAAAGAGCACTAAATAAAGACGTGGCTCCGGGCAAATGGGACACATCAGTAGGAGGTCACGTTGATTTTGGCGAGACCATAGAAGCTGCAATGAAAAGAGAAATGGAGGAGGAACTGGGAATCAAATCCGGTAAAAAAGCCCCAGTGTTCCTCTATAAATACATTCACTCAAACGCTTTTGAATCTGAACTTGTATATTCGTATTCTTTCACTTATGACGGACAAATTGCATTTAATAAAGAAGAGATAGAATCGGTAAAATTCTACCCGATAGCAGAGATTGAGGAAAAACTTGGCACAGAGCTATTTAGCGATAATTTTGAACATGAGTTTCAACAATTTTTGAGATATAAGGGATAAAGAGAGTTAACACCTATGAGATTAGATTTAAGCAGTTTTAAAATGGCAATAACCTCTATGCAGCAGGCTTTAGATGTATTAAAGCCTGACAGCATTTCTCAGTTTAATGAGGCAACACAGAGCGTCATTAAAGCAGGGGTCATACAAAACTTTGAGTTTACTTATGAATTATCTCATAAAATACTTAAGCGATACCTCGTAAAAACCTTGCCAAACCCCTCAGATGTTGACGAGATGTCTTTTGCTGACATGATTCGTACAGGCTCTGAACTTGGGCTATTGGCAAGTGGGTGGGATGTTTGGAAAAAATACAGAGCAGCCCGAGCAATCACCAGTCACACGTATGATGAGGATAAAGCCGATGTTGTACTAAGTATAACTTACGAATTTTTACAAGAAGCGCAGTACTTACTTGCTCAACTGGAGAGACGCAATACCGGAGCCGATTGATATAAGCCCTGACGACCTTAAAACTGTTAAGGCAATACTTACCCAATTTACGCCGATAAGGGAGGTTCGTGTCTTTGGCTCGCGGGTTAATCGGACTGCTAAGAGATTTTCAGACCTTGACCTTGTCGTAATGGGGGATGAACCTCTCTCTCTTTCAGTATTGGCCGACCTGCAAACTGCTCTCAGCGAATCCCCCCTGCCCTTCAAGGTTGATGTGGTGGACTACGCTAAAACAAATGAAAACTTTCGGCTAATTATAGAGCAAGAATCTGTGGTGCTCCTGTTTTAAACGTATTTTTGTCGTAAATGATGTAATCGTACATGACCACTTAAAAAAAATACACAAACTGCCGATTATATAATAATGGAATTCAATGCGATGAATTTGCTAAAAAGTGAAAATAAACACAATCCTATGCTACAATCAAAGGAGAGGGTTAATATGAGGATACTGATAGCGGAAGATGATTTTACAAGCCGCACACTGCTGCGAAATTTCCTGTCATCTTATGGTGAGGTGGATGTTACTGTAAACGGAGCCGAGGCAGTGGAGGCTTATGTAATGGCAATAGATGAAGGCTACAGATACGACCTTATATGTCTTGACATTATGATGCCTGAGATGGACGGCGTGTCTGCGTTGCAAAAAATCCGGACTAAAGAAAAAGCTATGGGAATAACACCTGATGAAGAGGTGAAAATTGTCATGACTACATCTTTGGATGCTCCTAAAGACGTGCTTGACTCCTACTACCGCGGTTTAAACAGATGTAATCACTATCTCACAAAACCGATTGACACACGTAAGCTGTCTGCTTTGCTTGAAAGTTACGGCCTGGTTAAATGATAATGTGCGCTTGAAATCTCTGCTGCTGTTTCATTCCCATCAAATTAGATAGCAAGTTCTGCTTATTTTCTTCTGTAGCGCTAAATGTCATATTTAAGTTAAAATAGACTATGTAGTTGGCAGGTGGTTTGTTAAAGTGTTGTTGTGAAGCAGCGTAACCAAGGTAAATTAAGGATTTAGGAGTGATAAGAGTAATGTTGCAAAAAGATGTTGATATAAGGCAGGCAGAGGAGATAGTAAAAGGGATTGGTATTCCCGTTCAGTCAACTATAGTCAATAACTTATATAGGGAAATCAAACAAACGACTCCAGATATAAGAAAAATCGTATCATTAACAAGCAAAGACGTGGGGCTTTCCGCATCAATACTAAAAATAGCTAACTCATCCTTCTTTGGCGGCGGTGGAATCAGCTCGATAGACTATGCACTAAATATTGTTGGTTTAACCAGTTTTTTCAACATAGTCGTATCATCTATTTTTCTCAATACGTACAAAGAAATTACAGACAAACACATATTCGCTAAGTTTTGGAATCACTCTATGTTTGTCGCTAAAACAATGAGTCTGATAGCAAAACAAACAAAAAACATAGATGAAAATGACGCCTATATTACAGGACTGTTCCATGATTGCGCCATTCCTTTGTTTTTAAAGAAATATAGCGATTATAATACTGCGCCTGCACTTGGCAATGATGCAGACATAACAGGTAAAGAAGATGAAAAGTACCAGACAAATCACTGCATGGCAGGGTTTATCTTGACAACTTCATGGCGGATGCCTGACGTTGTAAGCCGTGTTATAAGCAGCCACCATACTATGGATATATTATCCCATAAAAAACTATACGTCAGAAAAGTTGCCTCATGTGCTTTCCTTGCCGAGCACCTCGTCATCAATTACGGTGGTCTTCAAGACGGTGCAACATCAGAAGTGCAGGGCAAGATCGCTTCGGGGAGTGAGTCTTTAGAAGATATGGTCAGAGATAATCCCGGGTGGGAACCTTTATTTACAGAACTTGGAATTGCTGGAGCTGATTTGGCATACATCCGGCGTGAATTACAAGATACCCCTGAAACATCCGATGTATGAATAGGACGTATCCCTGCGGTTGGCTGTGTGTGAACTTTAATATGTGGGAGGTCTTTAAGATTTTTCTTAGGAAATTACTATTTTGGAGAAAACAACCTCATACCAAGAAGCTTTTTAGTGATATAGAGATACTCTGTAAAATATTTCCACCCAAACTGATAAAAATAAGAAAAGATAAAATAACCGTCATTTCCGACTCCGGCTCTGACATGTCAGTAGAGGTAAGCGATGACAAAATTAATGTTTATGGCGGGATTTCACTGAAAAACTGTGTGGTTTTCTTGAAAAACCATGTACTTGTTGTGAAAAAGGTTGGAAAGAAGATTTTAAATGACGGCTCACTGTGGGTAGATAACACACTTTTTATTGGAAACATTGAAGAACTATCCAGTTTAAATATAGTCTCAGGTGGGATAGTTCACTCTAATATTGACACTCTCTCTATGCTTTACGTAAAAGACGGCAGGTTTAAAGGGGATATTGGTAAAGTGGAAAAGTGGCTGCATATCTCAGACCCTGTCGGTTTTATTACCGGCAACGTTCACACGATTATGGAGGCCATGTATTTGGACTCTGGCGCCCTTATTACGGAGTCACTTCCTGCCGTTATTGGCGGCTATGTTGTAATTAAGGAATGTAAGGTACAAAGACCTGATGGGCAGTTGTGGAGTTGGGAGGAAATCCTGGGTAAAATCGGAGACTTGAATGAAGATCAGGAGGTTTTCTTGTTTGGTTCAGGCGGAAACATCCTCTTAGGGGCAGGTGCCAAGCATATCCTGTTTAGGGAGGGAACCGATACATACTCAAGGTATAAAACTGAGACGATTATATCTTCTAACAATTTCTTTAGACTAATAAATGGTAAAGCACAAAAGGTATCCCTGAAAATAGCAAACAACCAGCATATAGAAGTGCCGCAGGGGAGATTTTATAGCCTGATACGATTTGAAATCTGCGATGAGACTTAGTATTATTACTTTAAGCGAAATGAATAAATAGTTCATGATAGTTAAAACTCTTCATAGGATAATTCACGGCGACAGCAGGCAAATGACTCTTTTGACGGATAACTCAGTCCATTTGGTCATTACATCTCCCCCGTATTGGCAATTAAAAGATTATGGAACTGATAATCAAATAGGCTTTCATGAAAGCTACGAAAGCTATATCAATAACCTAAATCTTGTCTGGAAAGAGTGTTACAGAGTATTACATCCAGGTTGTCGGCTTTGCATCAATATTGGTGATCAATTCGCACGCTCAGTGTATTATGGGCGGTATAAAGTGATACCAATAAGAACAGAAGTTATAAAATTCTGTGAAAGTATTGGATTTGACTATATGGGGGCTGTCATTTGGCAGAAGGTCACCACGTGCAACACTACTGGCGGGGCTACGATAATGGGCAGTTTCCCATATCCTAGAAATGGCATTTTAAAACTTGATTATGAATTTATTCTGCTTTTTAAAAAACATGGTGCTGCACCAGCTCCGACTAAAGAACAAAAGGAACTTTCAATAATAACAAAAGACGATTGGAACGCTTATTTCTCAGGGCACTGGTACTTTACAGGGGCGAAGCAGGATGGGCACATTGCTGTGTTTCCAGAGGAATTGCCTGTCCGATTGATAAAAATGTTTTCTTTTTCCGGAGAAACGGTTTTGGACCCATTCCTTGGCAGTGGCACAACTACACTTGCCGCCCGTAACTTTGGCCGTTGTTCGGTTGGCTATGAAATCAACTTGGAATTTATTCCAATAATTAAAGATAAGCTAAAACCTGGACAATTAAACCTTACAAATGCTGAGTATGTTTTTTTAGAAGATAGAATTATAGCTGACCAAAATAGTGAGATTGAAAAATTGCCCTATATTTTTAAAGACCCTCATAAACTCGATAAGAAAATAGACCCTAAGAAGCTTCAATTCGGTTCAAAAATTGACAAACACAGTGGTGACAGAGAAAACTACTATTCTGTCTTAGGAGTAATCAGCCCTGAGTTGGTGAGGCTTAATAACGATTTGGTTGTTCGTCTCATCGGAGTAAAAGAAAAAAAAATTGCCAATGGACAGGCGGTTAAATATCTGCTTGAAAAAACAAAGGGGCAAAAGGTGTTTATGAAATTTGATCATCGAAAATATGATGATCAAAATAATTTGCTTTGCTATCTATACCTGAGAAACAAGACATTCATAAATGCTCACATTATCAAAGAGGGATTAGTTGATGTAGATGTAGATTCTAACTTTAAATACAGGGACAAGTTTCTTAAGCTGGGAGGGCAAAATGGCTAAAGAATGGATTCTAAACAGCGCAATGAATCGTTTTCAATTAAATTTCAAACGCAATGTAGGACCAACCTCTGAAAGTATAAGACAGTGTGCGCCAAAACAGCTTGATGAGTGGCGTGAATACTACCTTAAAAACGTTCGTTCCAAAGAACATATTGAATCCCTCGGCAGAAAGCTCTATATCAAAATCACTGAAGTCATTCAGTCTGAAGTTGCAGAAATTACAGAGCAAGATTGTATTGATTACATGATGCAACTTGTCATTGACAGAACTTTTGACGGCTATATGACTGAAATCAAGACCGTTTATGGACAACTTGAAAAAGAACTCAGAATTAAAATAGAACCAGCTCCTGATGAGTGGGACAGGCTTTACAATGTTGATTTCTTCATTAAAGTCAGAGATTGTCATATTGGAATACAGATAAAGCCTGTGAACCATGGCATTCAGTTATCCCAGATATTTAAGGAAAAAGACTTACAAAGTAAGACCCATGAGAGATTTACCCGGCAATATGGTGGCAACGTCTTTTATGTCTTTTCATCAAACATTGGCGATAAAAAAGAAATTAGAAACAAAGAAGTAATTGATGAAATACGACAAGAGATAGAACGTCTTGAAAAACAAAATTCTACCCTATAAATAGCCAAACACAAAACTTTATACTTTACACTGATGCACATGTTATACTTAGAGGACGGAGATTTGTGAAGATGGCTATCAGAGTAGATTTGACTGTTCTTATTATATTTGCTGGCGTTTTTGTGATGTCTATTGCGGCTGCGGTTTATTTGTATGTTAAGAGGGACGTCTCGCAAAAGAAACTATTGAAGGAAATGGAAACACTGAAAGAAAGTTTTAGCAATGAGTTGAAAACTCTGAGAAAGAAGGTGCTGGAATCTGAACTGGCTCTTGATGATGTTAAGAGGAAATATGGCGGACAGGTTACACTTCTTAAAAATAAACTTTCTGATACCGAAAAAGTAACTGAACAAGTCGGTACACTTAAGGATCAAAACTCTGTAGTTAAAAATCAAGCATCTTTGATTAAAAATCAAACATCTCTGATTTATGATTTTAAAGAAACCGTATCGGATATGATAAAGAGGTTCCACACGGTAGCCGAGTTAAACAATCACCTGACCAACCGCCACAAGGCTAAGGCTGAGAAGTCTGAAGCGATTAAAGCAATTGTGACTGATTTCCAAACCGGCAACAAGGAACTTGAGGTACTCATAGAAATTTTAGAAAAAGAGGTTTTCTCCTTAGACTCTAAACTACGCAAAGAACAACCTGTTAAATCCGAAATAAAGAAGGGATAACGATGCCTAAAAAAGAAGACACGATAGAAATACTAAGAAAGAAACTTGAGGATATAAAGGAGTTCCCAGCCGCAGCTCACACCATAAAACTAATCACCAAACAGGCCACATCTAAAAGTGACGCCACAATAACAGAGCTGACAGATACAATCCTTAACGATTTTGCCCTGACAAACAAAATCCTAAGAATCGTCAACACTGCACAATATGTAAGAGCACAGTACGGAGGGAAAATTACCACAATATCGCGGGCTGTATATATTTTAGGACTTGATCACATTCGTAATGCAGCGCTGTCTCTGATGCTGTTTGAAAATATTGAAAATAAGTCGCTTGCGCGGGAGTTAAGAAGCGTGATGATGGGGAGCTTCCTTGGCGCTATAATTGCCAGAGAGGTTTCTAAAGCCATAGGCAGGAAAGATGTCGAGGAGTCTTTCCTGTGTTCCATGTTTTTTGACTTGGGTAAAACACTGGCAACGTACTATATGCCGGATGAGGCAGCCAAAGTTGCAGAATTGTTTGACAGAGGCGGGGTGGCTGAAAACAGCGCATCACTGAATGTCTTTGGAATTTCTTATGAAAAAATAGGGATGCTTACAGGTAAGGATTGGCATCTTTCACCTCAGATAATTTACTGTATGCAGAGACTCAATGAGCCAGTAGTGGTCAAACCCGACACTGATGCTGATTCAATAAGAACCATCGTGAATTTTTCAAGTGAGCTGTGTCTTGCCGTAAAAAACGCCTCAAAGGGTCCTGATGTCTGGAAAAAAGCAATAGCAAAACTTCTGATCAAATACAAAAACTGCTTTTCCATTACTGAAGAACAGCTTATGGAAATCCTCAACAAATCATACGGCGAGCTGGACACTTACGGAAAGGATTTTAATGTAAATGTGGGGCAGATTGGTTTAGCAAAGTCACTAAAGGACCTGCTTTCCAATAAGAACCTTCTTGAGGAAACACCTGATGCAGCCGAGACGGCTGTAAAACAAAACGACTACAGCAGTAAAAACGGCGTTCAGATGCTTGAAATTAAAACAAACCTATTTGGCCGCGGTGACAGCCCTGAGCTAATATTTTCAAGAGGGATTCAGGAGGTTGCCTCATCGCTGCTTGAGGAGTATTCACTAAATGATGTGCTTAGAATGATTCTTGAAATCATGTTTAGAGGGCTTAATCCTCTGAGAATCATAATATCGATAAAGTCCCCAAGGGAAAACGTCATGGAGGGAAGATTTGGCTTTGGAGAAAACGTGTCTGTTATTATAAATAACTTCAGATTCTTCTTTGGAGATATGTACAGAGATGTTTTTAGCGAATCGCTGTTAAATAACTCCGACATCCTGGTAGATGATGTTGACGACCACAGAGTCACAGACCGGATACCAAGCTGGTACAAAAATCTTATGGATTCAGAAACATTTATGCTGTTTCCGGTAAAGGTTAACAAAGTGCCTCTTGGCCTTATCTACATTGATAAACCCATTGCCGGTGATTTAGTTGTCGATCAAAACACGCTCAGATACCTTAAAACACTGCGTGATCAAACAATTCTTGCAATTAAACAAAAATATAAGTGACTGTGAATATATATAATAACTGTATGGACTTATACGATAAGATTCGGGCTGGGTTTTTTGTGATAGCAGGTCCCTGTGTGATAGAAAGCCGGGAGCTTGCCATGTCGGCGGCATTTGAGCTTAAGGAAATCTGTGCCGCACTCGGAATAACATTCATCTATAAAAGCTCCTACGACAAGGCAAACCGAACCTCTATAAATAGTTTCAGAGGAGCTGGGCCGTCAGAGCACGGTCTTCAAATATTAAACGACATAAGAGAAAAATACAATGTTGCTGTTTTAACAGATATACACTCTGCGGAGGAGGCAGCAATTGCGTCTGAGGTAGTGGATATAATCCAGATTCCGGCGCTTCTATCCAGACAAACGGATATAATCATAGCAGCCTCAAACACGGGGAAAACCGTAAATATCAAAAAAGGGCAGTTTATGGCCCCATGGGACGTTAAAAATGTTGTCGCGAAATTTACGTCAACCGGAAACACCAAACTTCTTATAACCGAACGCGGCACCACATTTGGCTATGGCAATCTGGTGGTGGATTTCAGAGGGATTCCTATAATGAAGCAGTATGGGCATCCGGTGGTGTTTGATGCTACCCACAGTGTGCAGCTTCCGGGCGGGCTGGGGAATGCCTCAGGAGGAGAGCGTAAATATGTTCCCACACTGGCAAGGGCAGGGGTTGCGGCAGGATGTGACGGACTTTTTATGGAGGTACACCCGGAACCGGATAAGGCCCTCTGTGACGGCCCTAATATGATTAATTTTGAAACCGCTAAATCTGTGCTTAAAGTTTCAAAGTCAATATACGACCTGATTAATTCTAAGTCATCTTAATTTACGTATGATAGCTGAGTTTCTAACCTATCTGACCACTCCGGCGCCCCCTTATGTTAAACGTATGGGTTATCTCAAAGAAGCCATTGCCATTGACGCCCGCCATAAAAGATGCAAATCCGCATGGTCGTCTCATCTGGAAAATTCTAAAAATTTCATAATAAAATCTGTTGAGCGTTGTAAAAATTTCAGAACAGTTGTTGTGCTTGGCTCAGGGAATCTGTTGGATGTACCATTATCACAACTCAGCGAAAAGTTTGAAAAAGTTATTTTAGTTGATATTGTTCATCTTGCTAAAACCCTCAAAATCATAAGAAAGTTTCCCAACGTGGATACACTCTCTTGTGATATTACAGGAGTGGCCGAAGACATCTTCAATTTAACCAAAAATCGGACACAAGCGCATATTGAATTACCAGAGCCTGCAAAGACCAATTTGCCGGAGATTCAAGACAACCGTACAGACCTTGTCATATCCTTAAACATTCTTTCTCAGCTCACTGTTATGCCAAGGGAGTATATTTTAAAAAATGATGCCTGTGAGGACGGCTCTACTTTAAAGAGATGGGAATACAACGTACTGAGAGCGCATCTTGACGCTCTCATGGCAACAAAAACAAATGTATGCCTGATTACGGATTTTGAGTTCATTGAGCGCAACCATCGCACACAATCTGTAAACCAATACTACACACTAACCGGCATTGAGCTCCCCTTGCCTGAGAAAACATGGACCTGGAATATAGCTCCAAAAGGGGAGATTTCTAAGGACATTTCTATAGAAAGAAAAGTCGCAGCATATTTTATAAAATGCTTATTGAGTTAACTCCGACAGAAGGTTTTTTGTCAGCAAATGATATATTTAAAGGACTGGATTCCCGCTCGTAGGCGGGAATGACAAAGAAGGGGCGCCATTGTGTTGTTTTCTTTCATTCTGTTTTCTTGTCATTCCTGCGAAAGCAGGAATCCAGTTATTTGTTTGGGAGCTAACTGCATATGCATATTTTATA
Coding sequences:
- a CDS encoding MjaI family restriction endonuclease, encoding MAKEWILNSAMNRFQLNFKRNVGPTSESIRQCAPKQLDEWREYYLKNVRSKEHIESLGRKLYIKITEVIQSEVAEITEQDCIDYMMQLVIDRTFDGYMTEIKTVYGQLEKELRIKIEPAPDEWDRLYNVDFFIKVRDCHIGIQIKPVNHGIQLSQIFKEKDLQSKTHERFTRQYGGNVFYVFSSNIGDKKEIRNKEVIDEIRQEIERLEKQNSTL
- a CDS encoding nucleotidyltransferase produces the protein MRLDLSSFKMAITSMQQALDVLKPDSISQFNEATQSVIKAGVIQNFEFTYELSHKILKRYLVKTLPNPSDVDEMSFADMIRTGSELGLLASGWDVWKKYRAARAITSHTYDEDKADVVLSITYEFLQEAQYLLAQLERRNTGAD
- a CDS encoding site-specific DNA-methyltransferase, coding for MIVKTLHRIIHGDSRQMTLLTDNSVHLVITSPPYWQLKDYGTDNQIGFHESYESYINNLNLVWKECYRVLHPGCRLCINIGDQFARSVYYGRYKVIPIRTEVIKFCESIGFDYMGAVIWQKVTTCNTTGGATIMGSFPYPRNGILKLDYEFILLFKKHGAAPAPTKEQKELSIITKDDWNAYFSGHWYFTGAKQDGHIAVFPEELPVRLIKMFSFSGETVLDPFLGSGTTTLAARNFGRCSVGYEINLEFIPIIKDKLKPGQLNLTNAEYVFLEDRIIADQNSEIEKLPYIFKDPHKLDKKIDPKKLQFGSKIDKHSGDRENYYSVLGVISPELVRLNNDLVVRLIGVKEKKIANGQAVKYLLEKTKGQKVFMKFDHRKYDDQNNLLCYLYLRNKTFINAHIIKEGLVDVDVDSNFKYRDKFLKLGGQNG
- a CDS encoding NUDIX domain-containing protein; the protein is MNDVGEELLEVVTPDGDIIGKALRKEVHGNNTLLHRVVHVFVFNSAGDLLLQQRALNKDVAPGKWDTSVGGHVDFGETIEAAMKREMEEELGIKSGKKAPVFLYKYIHSNAFESELVYSYSFTYDGQIAFNKEEIESVKFYPIAEIEEKLGTELFSDNFEHEFQQFLRYKG
- a CDS encoding HDOD domain-containing protein, with product MPKKEDTIEILRKKLEDIKEFPAAAHTIKLITKQATSKSDATITELTDTILNDFALTNKILRIVNTAQYVRAQYGGKITTISRAVYILGLDHIRNAALSLMLFENIENKSLARELRSVMMGSFLGAIIAREVSKAIGRKDVEESFLCSMFFDLGKTLATYYMPDEAAKVAELFDRGGVAENSASLNVFGISYEKIGMLTGKDWHLSPQIIYCMQRLNEPVVVKPDTDADSIRTIVNFSSELCLAVKNASKGPDVWKKAIAKLLIKYKNCFSITEEQLMEILNKSYGELDTYGKDFNVNVGQIGLAKSLKDLLSNKNLLEETPDAAETAVKQNDYSSKNGVQMLEIKTNLFGRGDSPELIFSRGIQEVASSLLEEYSLNDVLRMILEIMFRGLNPLRIIISIKSPRENVMEGRFGFGENVSVIINNFRFFFGDMYRDVFSESLLNNSDILVDDVDDHRVTDRIPSWYKNLMDSETFMLFPVKVNKVPLGLIYIDKPIAGDLVVDQNTLRYLKTLRDQTILAIKQKYK
- the kdsA gene encoding 3-deoxy-8-phosphooctulonate synthase, giving the protein MDLYDKIRAGFFVIAGPCVIESRELAMSAAFELKEICAALGITFIYKSSYDKANRTSINSFRGAGPSEHGLQILNDIREKYNVAVLTDIHSAEEAAIASEVVDIIQIPALLSRQTDIIIAASNTGKTVNIKKGQFMAPWDVKNVVAKFTSTGNTKLLITERGTTFGYGNLVVDFRGIPIMKQYGHPVVFDATHSVQLPGGLGNASGGERKYVPTLARAGVAAGCDGLFMEVHPEPDKALCDGPNMINFETAKSVLKVSKSIYDLINSKSS
- the gatB gene encoding Asp-tRNA(Asn)/Glu-tRNA(Gln) amidotransferase subunit GatB, whose protein sequence is MKKYEAVIGLEIHAQMRTKTKMFCGCSTTFGKEPNSQTCPVCIGMPGVLPVINRKAVEFTVRAGLALGCKISSYSRFARKNYFYPDLPKGYQVSQYELPICEGGAVVLNMEDEQRKIELTRIHMEEDAGKNIHEGMKDFSCVDLNRAGVPLMEIVTEPQIRSPKEASAFMKKLRSVLRYLDVCDGNMEEGSLRCDANVSLRPVGSTALGVKAEIKNINSFKFVEKAIEYEIWRQEEVLKEGGRVKQETRLYNTTTGTTESMRSKEEAHDYRYFPEPDLVPIVISNALRNEIKATIVELPDEKVTRYVNDFGLPLYDAELLSQEKDTALWFEEAVNKGGNPKAISNWMMGELMRLLNETTTRIEDCKVTPEHLTGLIKLVDSGAISVKIGKTVFEEMFNSGEQAEKIVKSKGLLQISNEGELDSVIDGILSQYSAEVERFKAGEVKLTGFFVGEVMKQTKGKANPKLVNEILKKKLG
- a CDS encoding response regulator, with the protein product MRILIAEDDFTSRTLLRNFLSSYGEVDVTVNGAEAVEAYVMAIDEGYRYDLICLDIMMPEMDGVSALQKIRTKEKAMGITPDEEVKIVMTTSLDAPKDVLDSYYRGLNRCNHYLTKPIDTRKLSALLESYGLVK
- a CDS encoding nucleotidyltransferase domain-containing protein codes for the protein MPEPIDISPDDLKTVKAILTQFTPIREVRVFGSRVNRTAKRFSDLDLVVMGDEPLSLSVLADLQTALSESPLPFKVDVVDYAKTNENFRLIIEQESVVLLF
- a CDS encoding HDOD domain-containing protein, which encodes MLQKDVDIRQAEEIVKGIGIPVQSTIVNNLYREIKQTTPDIRKIVSLTSKDVGLSASILKIANSSFFGGGGISSIDYALNIVGLTSFFNIVVSSIFLNTYKEITDKHIFAKFWNHSMFVAKTMSLIAKQTKNIDENDAYITGLFHDCAIPLFLKKYSDYNTAPALGNDADITGKEDEKYQTNHCMAGFILTTSWRMPDVVSRVISSHHTMDILSHKKLYVRKVASCAFLAEHLVINYGGLQDGATSEVQGKIASGSESLEDMVRDNPGWEPLFTELGIAGADLAYIRRELQDTPETSDV